Proteins co-encoded in one Pseudomonadota bacterium genomic window:
- the hflX gene encoding GTPase HflX: protein MQISREISRQVGLIINRRGLVEYVVVGEKGRIEIPHLVTERVGRERFRGVRFVHTHLEGELLSKEDLTDLAILQLDLIAAITARRGESTEMIHIGHLIPEDKNGKAWEFIGPVEIQDLEIDFIGLVNELENEFVKTRGSLYVLGEGREKAVLVCVVLPGKHKDVEDNMAETKDLCYSAGIIVLDTAIQKPKELHPKYLIGKGKLEETIMKCRQQDADLLVFDEGLTPGQIKNISALTELKVIDRNQLILDIFAQRANTNESKIQVELAQLNYILPRLADKNTALSRLTGGIGTRGPGETKLEVNKSRIRARIAFLEKKLEEIRKIRDKKRERRRDSNIPIVSIVGYTNSGKSTLLNLLTKSNVETEDRSFSTLNPTTRLIKYPERKNIIVTDTVGFIKDLPEVLLRAFIATLEELEDADILLHLVDISSSDFEEKMNVVEKLITKLNLKEKKLFVVFNKIDKIDRAFLNRIEDRYRAVSISCKKKEGIERLLQAIEMELSEGHSKVEFLTET, encoded by the coding sequence ATGCAAATCTCGAGAGAAATATCGAGACAAGTAGGTCTTATTATAAACCGCAGGGGGCTTGTCGAATATGTGGTTGTTGGAGAGAAAGGAAGGATCGAGATACCCCATCTCGTGACTGAGAGAGTTGGAAGGGAAAGATTCAGAGGAGTACGTTTTGTCCATACGCACTTAGAAGGAGAGCTTCTCTCAAAAGAGGACTTAACCGACCTTGCTATATTGCAGCTTGATCTCATTGCTGCTATCACCGCAAGAAGAGGTGAGTCAACAGAGATGATACATATCGGCCATCTTATACCGGAGGATAAAAACGGAAAGGCATGGGAATTTATTGGTCCCGTGGAAATACAAGACCTTGAAATTGATTTCATCGGGCTTGTAAATGAGCTTGAAAATGAGTTTGTTAAGACCAGAGGAAGCCTTTATGTGCTTGGTGAAGGCAGGGAAAAGGCTGTCCTTGTATGCGTTGTCCTACCCGGCAAGCACAAAGACGTGGAAGACAATATGGCCGAAACAAAAGACCTTTGCTATTCCGCAGGTATAATCGTATTGGATACGGCAATACAAAAGCCGAAGGAATTGCATCCGAAGTATCTTATAGGCAAAGGCAAATTAGAAGAAACAATCATGAAATGCCGGCAGCAGGATGCAGACCTCCTTGTTTTTGATGAGGGATTAACCCCGGGGCAGATAAAAAATATCTCTGCCTTGACAGAACTGAAGGTTATTGATAGGAATCAATTGATACTCGATATTTTTGCTCAACGGGCAAATACAAACGAATCAAAGATCCAGGTTGAGCTTGCCCAGCTTAATTATATTCTTCCACGTCTTGCAGATAAAAATACCGCTCTTTCCCGGTTGACCGGCGGAATAGGCACCAGAGGGCCTGGTGAGACAAAACTTGAGGTTAATAAGAGCAGGATACGTGCAAGGATTGCATTTCTGGAAAAGAAACTTGAAGAAATACGAAAAATACGGGATAAAAAGAGGGAGAGAAGAAGGGACTCAAATATACCCATCGTATCAATTGTCGGGTATACAAATTCAGGCAAATCAACATTACTTAACCTGCTTACAAAAAGCAATGTTGAGACAGAAGACAGATCTTTCAGCACATTAAATCCTACAACGCGGCTTATAAAATACCCTGAAAGGAAAAACATAATCGTAACGGATACGGTTGGTTTTATCAAAGATCTGCCCGAAGTGCTGCTAAGAGCTTTCATTGCTACCCTTGAAGAACTGGAAGATGCGGACATCCTGTTGCATCTTGTGGATATAAGCTCATCTGACTTTGAAGAGAAGATGAATGTTGTGGAAAAACTCATTACAAAATTAAACCTTAAAGAGAAAAAATTATTTGTTGTTTTTAACAAGATTGACAAGATTGACAGGGCATTCCTCAATCGCATAGAAGACCGTTACCGGGCAGTCTCCATATCATGCAAAAAAAAGGAAGGAATAGAGCGACTACTTCAGGCAATCGAGATGGAACTTTCCGAAGGACATTCTAAAGTTGAGTTTCTAACAGAGACATAA
- a CDS encoding transcriptional activator RfaH — MKRWFVVNTKPKNEDRAAGNLSSGGIEVLAPKLKLRKYKDGKFIYVIEQMFPGYIFAKFHPIDDFHLIKYTRGVKTIVHFGSRIVPVQDEMIEFIRYRLEDGVAMLEKKPFKKGAKILVKDGPFKGISGIFEKELEGKDRVMVLLDSVKYSATVEIDGDLIINE; from the coding sequence ATGAAAAGATGGTTTGTTGTAAATACAAAGCCGAAAAACGAGGACAGGGCTGCAGGCAACCTTTCAAGCGGGGGTATAGAAGTCCTTGCCCCGAAGCTTAAACTGAGAAAATATAAAGACGGTAAATTCATATATGTGATAGAGCAGATGTTCCCGGGATATATATTTGCGAAGTTTCACCCAATAGATGATTTTCATCTTATAAAGTACACAAGAGGCGTGAAGACGATCGTACATTTTGGCAGCAGGATTGTCCCTGTTCAGGATGAAATGATTGAATTTATCAGATACAGGCTTGAAGACGGTGTTGCAATGCTTGAAAAAAAGCCGTTCAAGAAAGGCGCAAAGATTCTGGTCAAAGATGGACCCTTTAAAGGCATAAGCGGGATATTTGAAAAAGAACTGGAAGGCAAAGACCGTGTAATGGTCCTTCTTGACAGCGTCAAATATTCGGCAACTGTAGAGATAGACGGGGATCTTATTATCAATGAATAA
- a CDS encoding 3',5'-cyclic-nucleotide phosphodiesterase, protein MKIEILGCYGNVTSNYRATSFLINDTLLLDAGTTTEVLDDSRVHKIKNIIISHTHIDHVKGIFSLVDELAMLDREGLRLLSLKNILEIISKNLFNNLIWPDFTIIPSVKNAFVNLQEIPLEQVTLIDKIAVKPVLMTHTVYTVGYIIKEGKKGFMFTSDTGPTQRFWEVAREEKGIEYIIADVSFPNRLENMAKISGHMTLSILIEHLDRFGLENMPIYISHIKPVFLDEILKDLSQSGRKNITPLVQGSTLKI, encoded by the coding sequence ATGAAGATAGAAATACTCGGGTGTTATGGTAATGTAACGAGCAATTACAGAGCAACCTCTTTCCTGATCAACGATACTCTTCTACTTGATGCAGGTACAACTACTGAAGTACTCGACGACAGCCGGGTACATAAAATAAAGAACATAATTATAAGTCATACTCATATTGATCACGTTAAAGGTATTTTTTCGCTCGTTGATGAGCTTGCCATGTTGGACAGGGAAGGTTTAAGGCTGCTAAGCCTGAAAAACATACTTGAAATTATATCAAAAAACCTCTTCAACAATCTCATATGGCCTGATTTTACAATAATACCTTCTGTAAAAAATGCTTTTGTAAACCTGCAGGAAATACCATTGGAACAGGTAACGCTCATAGATAAAATAGCCGTAAAACCTGTTCTTATGACGCATACCGTTTACACTGTGGGCTATATAATAAAAGAAGGTAAAAAAGGTTTTATGTTTACTTCCGATACGGGACCCACACAAAGGTTCTGGGAGGTGGCAAGGGAAGAGAAAGGTATAGAATATATTATTGCCGACGTCTCATTTCCAAACCGCTTAGAGAATATGGCAAAGATTTCCGGACACATGACGCTTTCCATACTTATTGAGCATCTCGACAGGTTTGGACTTGAAAACATGCCGATTTATATAAGCCATATAAAACCGGTCTTCCTGGATGAAATTTTAAAAGATTTAAGCCAATCAGGCAGGAAAAATATTACACCCCTTGTACAGGGATCAACCCTGAAGATTTAA
- a CDS encoding DUF2860 family protein: MKKLFTVLSLFTVINIFCLTTAAVHAQTPLEQGIKDFKEENYEECLENLTQARKLDPTSTAAAFYLGLTYKIMENYKEAVPHLRDAVTFNPPVKEALVELIDSLYQIDNIEEANKWIAVGEKEGVAPARIQFLKGLALLKENKNAEAITAFENAKEVDKTLAQAADFQIASAYMKIGKLQDSQKRFKSLITLDPTSDLATYARDYERAVTDKIEAERPFRFSIGLGYKYDTNVNASPSSGTVFDNPGNAWMVSGQEDTALNTTLRAMYIAPFSFKTPYNLSVQYSLSAERYMRRDDYNLAQQSLSVTPGYSFSKVAFTLPLILGYINLQREKGNDFLNKLAWWQDTRYLITMGFTPTARYMINEKNVLELTYGFMRNKYYNTTDSTTAKDPNEDRDGESNSGSLGWTYFFKEGTGLFTLKYTYTAMGTDGHNWSYDEDRFSLSFLYPLKKNLKLQYSSDAAFTKYKHDNTVFNMRRRDDTFTNSLGLIYTIFKNVDITGQLTYTRDNANISTYDYDRSVASIGIEYRF; encoded by the coding sequence ATGAAAAAACTCTTTACAGTATTATCACTTTTTACTGTAATCAATATCTTCTGTCTGACCACTGCTGCCGTACATGCACAAACTCCGTTGGAGCAAGGTATTAAGGATTTTAAAGAAGAGAATTACGAAGAATGTCTTGAAAACCTTACCCAGGCACGCAAACTTGATCCTACATCAACAGCGGCAGCCTTTTACCTCGGACTTACCTATAAAATCATGGAGAATTACAAAGAGGCCGTACCCCATCTGCGGGATGCCGTCACCTTTAACCCTCCTGTAAAAGAAGCCCTTGTAGAACTTATTGACTCACTATATCAGATCGATAATATTGAGGAAGCAAATAAATGGATAGCAGTGGGAGAAAAGGAAGGAGTTGCCCCTGCCCGTATTCAGTTTTTAAAAGGACTTGCTCTCCTTAAAGAGAACAAAAATGCCGAAGCCATCACTGCCTTTGAAAATGCAAAAGAAGTGGACAAGACCCTTGCCCAGGCAGCTGATTTCCAGATTGCCAGCGCCTATATGAAGATAGGGAAGCTGCAGGACTCACAGAAGCGTTTTAAGTCATTGATTACTCTTGACCCCACATCCGATCTTGCTACCTATGCAAGGGATTATGAAAGGGCGGTAACAGACAAGATAGAGGCAGAGCGTCCCTTCAGGTTCAGCATAGGGTTAGGCTACAAATACGACACCAACGTCAACGCAAGCCCTTCATCGGGCACTGTTTTTGATAACCCGGGCAACGCATGGATGGTTTCCGGCCAGGAAGATACTGCACTTAATACAACACTCCGCGCCATGTATATTGCACCTTTTTCTTTCAAAACCCCCTACAACCTTTCCGTGCAATATTCCCTCTCTGCAGAACGGTACATGAGAAGGGATGATTACAACCTCGCTCAGCAGTCCTTAAGCGTTACTCCGGGATACAGCTTCAGCAAGGTTGCTTTTACTTTGCCTCTTATATTAGGCTACATCAACCTTCAGAGGGAAAAGGGCAATGACTTCCTCAATAAGCTCGCCTGGTGGCAGGATACCCGGTATCTTATCACGATGGGATTTACCCCGACTGCAAGATACATGATCAACGAAAAGAACGTTCTGGAGCTTACCTACGGTTTTATGCGGAATAAATACTACAACACTACAGATTCGACAACGGCAAAGGACCCCAATGAAGACCGGGATGGTGAGAGCAACAGCGGTTCTCTCGGATGGACATATTTTTTCAAAGAAGGAACAGGACTCTTTACTCTTAAGTATACCTATACTGCAATGGGAACAGACGGACACAACTGGTCCTACGATGAGGACAGATTCAGTCTGAGCTTCCTTTACCCCTTGAAGAAAAACCTCAAATTACAGTACTCATCGGATGCTGCATTCACAAAATACAAACACGACAATACGGTGTTTAACATGAGAAGAAGGGATGATACATTTACTAATTCTCTCGGCCTTATTTACACAATTTTCAAGAATGTTGACATCACCGGACAGTTAACCTACACCAGAGACAACGCCAACATCAGTACTTACGATTATGACAGATCTGTCGCCTCTATAGGCATAGAGTACAGATTTTAG
- a CDS encoding FecR family protein, whose translation MKKHILSFVVVSLIFLSFACLSHALLAGKVSTLEGRVDVLKPGKNVAAPVKKGDTVDVGDIYRAKSDGRAEIIFLNGNILRIASNTRAEIKEAMFEGNKSSSVIRLHRGRVQAISSDDFVKKVSAFAEGNRFEVHTPNAVAGIRGSNMVVSFLRGITGCLFISGKGYQFNPNDPQRRIVNIVGGSISFVTSSTGSPTPPRSAAAAEIAIQVAAMTTIEKPKEGGQQDSGPPPPPPPPSSGPPEPPPPPPPPPPPPPPPAPVTTINYTATLTGGLLYDNNFVGSGNLTAAMTGSIESNTNIGSANFAGTYNNPNNNKIWSGGIEGTLDKGGAFLGYAGGSWTSWSGNAIGLLVEEGRAGFLTTSPSGDSAGGLFTGGGLLVKRFIGTTTLAPTEGQTWLDALKSNTTTNTYNTTDSGWSIGDAVFSVSNHKTSTTTIIPELVGNKSIGVIREMVSGDSYNNPDHAIQNGINGQKLGDSFYSIGTAALSDDPSHNQLFMNISNTYMTTRFFGTQSVYYEGTYDALNSPFRMVGIGTIEGSPLSFVSKVSEGRFQGLLGGANSLWSGNSVSVTFMGKLVNGGGNLDIQACDQGWASGNWSTLLPGGVQHVSGINTGYNYVADTSHPITQGVTSTPQSTPMSWHYFTNLLPGTDIIYTATEGSSSYPTSIEYTYNGGKVLASTQSLEYSYQYGRNSAAILTNTLSYATSGGGKALLIQDTLPWDSNANTQILNTLGVSYDVVTSTQFASLDLSPYSTIIIASDQHQSFYDTMATNISKLESFVGSGSNLTNVGLSNIFSYDYANNKYMTYDGGAYRGLVGTVKVGTDAAGKYKAIYIAPDGSAGYLYGYLYGTVYDNADNMFLLNGSIVKEQVKTAAEIGNIAPQDLYNSVSVGTMDGTGAYFEGFFANFDTINGQEDKGYTMAIKNTVSKVGQNWGIYGISLYGTFINELQVPTWTGNFGGQGSFGEYYKNEAWVADSGYWLLSVDDGTWNDGWMEGTAYGKLITKKKLGTMAGNVLGSSIGSTNGSWEMTSLGAWTANDLKFWSSLETDFVYYNGVSKTMVSDGSITGGMGGAEKSLGDATDQIAAPVYALGKYAASTQNYHVWRAGISSFNVDNDTYTTLDGWGAYKGYGVGTRIGNNTTGKFFAVYIDPEIYYEDPGPSYKAGILYGDFTGKIYPGAKMSEMLGGFKRIEMDSNIGISPENLMSNIETNTFTPNANDMFSINDNYMENNMGDEYGRPYQYQGEHIGITGLKWGVWHSIVGGNYAGLTMADSWFGMIEHIDDTMMFGQYIEGSKWSNHKIEGRTAGYGAELTHGSTWVTFGETVGTFNPTTFQTVSAGIAIETSKYLTMVDDDTQWGKAVLQKLNIPCVEVGIVSLTQGTPTAYLSGVTMAVVRFFGNANNAVPMVWATKDVSGNYYGSPLNQSVGLSGGGLYAQFTIKGWDTTNSKWMAGINGSGTLTGGAYPYNGSVQFKGAGAGSITQTVPNVSGSFAGTAVGISRAGGGGGY comes from the coding sequence ATGAAAAAGCATATTTTATCCTTTGTTGTTGTTTCCCTTATCTTCTTATCCTTTGCATGCCTGTCGCATGCACTTCTGGCAGGCAAAGTCAGCACTCTCGAAGGCAGGGTGGATGTACTGAAACCCGGGAAAAATGTAGCAGCACCGGTCAAAAAGGGAGACACCGTAGATGTAGGTGATATCTACCGCGCAAAGAGCGACGGAAGAGCGGAGATCATCTTTCTTAACGGAAACATACTGAGGATTGCCTCCAATACCAGGGCTGAAATAAAAGAGGCCATGTTCGAAGGGAACAAGAGCAGCAGCGTCATCAGGCTTCACCGCGGCAGGGTTCAGGCTATCTCCAGCGATGATTTTGTTAAAAAAGTCTCCGCCTTTGCAGAGGGCAACAGGTTTGAAGTCCATACCCCTAATGCCGTAGCAGGAATCAGGGGATCCAATATGGTTGTCTCATTCCTGCGGGGTATTACCGGATGCCTCTTCATCAGCGGCAAGGGTTATCAGTTCAACCCTAACGACCCCCAGAGAAGAATAGTAAACATTGTAGGCGGCTCCATATCCTTTGTCACATCTTCCACCGGTTCTCCTACACCGCCAAGAAGCGCTGCGGCTGCTGAAATTGCCATACAGGTAGCTGCAATGACAACAATTGAGAAGCCAAAAGAAGGAGGGCAGCAGGATTCAGGGCCACCGCCACCACCGCCACCTCCATCATCAGGGCCGCCAGAACCGCCACCACCACCGCCACCACCGCCACCACCGCCACCACCGCCGGCACCAGTAACAACAATAAATTATACAGCAACCCTTACAGGCGGATTGCTTTATGACAATAACTTCGTCGGGTCAGGCAACCTAACAGCAGCTATGACAGGTTCCATTGAAAGCAACACCAATATCGGCTCTGCAAATTTTGCAGGAACTTACAACAATCCGAACAATAATAAAATCTGGAGCGGAGGAATTGAAGGAACTCTTGACAAAGGCGGGGCATTTCTCGGGTATGCAGGCGGTTCGTGGACTTCCTGGAGCGGTAATGCCATTGGATTACTTGTAGAGGAAGGGAGAGCAGGCTTCCTGACAACCAGTCCTTCCGGAGATTCTGCAGGTGGGTTATTTACAGGAGGCGGGTTGCTTGTAAAAAGATTCATAGGCACTACAACGCTGGCCCCGACAGAAGGACAAACATGGCTTGATGCACTTAAAAGCAACACAACTACAAATACATATAATACAACCGATTCGGGCTGGTCCATCGGAGATGCCGTTTTCAGCGTATCAAACCATAAAACGAGTACAACTACAATAATACCAGAACTCGTTGGCAATAAATCCATTGGCGTTATCAGAGAAATGGTAAGTGGAGACAGTTATAATAATCCTGACCATGCCATCCAGAACGGAATAAATGGTCAAAAATTGGGTGATTCTTTTTACTCAATAGGCACCGCAGCACTTTCCGATGATCCGTCACATAATCAATTATTCATGAATATAAGCAACACCTATATGACTACTCGTTTTTTCGGCACTCAGAGCGTCTACTATGAAGGCACTTATGATGCATTGAACAGCCCCTTTAGAATGGTAGGTATCGGGACAATAGAAGGTTCACCGTTGAGTTTTGTCAGTAAGGTTTCTGAGGGACGTTTTCAGGGGCTCTTAGGCGGAGCTAATTCTCTCTGGTCAGGAAATTCTGTGAGTGTGACCTTCATGGGGAAACTTGTCAACGGCGGCGGGAACCTTGATATCCAAGCCTGCGATCAAGGCTGGGCCAGTGGAAACTGGTCAACATTGCTGCCCGGTGGGGTTCAACATGTTTCCGGGATTAATACTGGTTATAACTATGTTGCAGATACTTCCCATCCGATAACGCAGGGTGTAACTTCCACTCCACAAAGTACTCCTATGAGTTGGCATTACTTTACAAATTTATTGCCTGGAACTGATATTATATATACTGCCACCGAAGGATCATCATCCTATCCTACTTCCATTGAATATACCTATAACGGCGGCAAGGTTCTGGCATCTACGCAATCATTGGAATATTCTTATCAATATGGTAGAAATAGTGCTGCAATATTGACTAATACGCTGTCCTATGCAACATCCGGGGGCGGTAAGGCGCTGCTGATTCAGGATACTCTACCATGGGATTCTAATGCAAATACGCAAATATTGAATACGCTCGGTGTTAGCTATGATGTTGTTACTTCGACACAGTTCGCGTCCCTCGATCTCTCCCCTTATTCAACAATTATCATCGCTTCGGACCAGCATCAGAGTTTTTATGATACAATGGCAACCAACATTTCCAAACTCGAAAGTTTTGTCGGCTCAGGTTCTAATCTCACAAATGTAGGTTTATCCAATATTTTTAGCTATGATTATGCAAACAACAAATATATGACATATGACGGCGGCGCATACCGTGGTCTGGTCGGTACCGTAAAAGTCGGAACAGATGCAGCAGGAAAATATAAGGCCATCTATATCGCCCCTGACGGCAGCGCAGGTTACCTTTACGGTTACCTTTACGGAACGGTTTATGATAATGCCGACAATATGTTCCTCCTGAATGGAAGTATTGTAAAAGAACAGGTGAAGACTGCTGCAGAAATAGGCAACATAGCTCCTCAAGATCTTTATAACAGCGTATCCGTAGGCACAATGGACGGAACGGGTGCTTATTTCGAGGGTTTCTTCGCAAACTTTGATACTATAAACGGACAGGAAGACAAAGGCTATACAATGGCTATAAAAAATACCGTTTCTAAAGTAGGACAGAATTGGGGTATATACGGAATTTCACTTTACGGTACCTTTATTAACGAATTACAGGTACCGACATGGACAGGAAATTTCGGCGGACAAGGCAGCTTCGGTGAATATTATAAAAACGAGGCATGGGTAGCCGACAGCGGTTACTGGCTCTTAAGTGTTGATGACGGAACATGGAATGATGGCTGGATGGAAGGTACTGCTTACGGTAAATTGATTACAAAGAAAAAACTCGGCACTATGGCTGGTAATGTTCTCGGTTCATCCATAGGATCAACTAATGGTTCCTGGGAGATGACATCTCTTGGTGCATGGACAGCAAATGACCTGAAGTTCTGGAGCAGCTTAGAAACTGATTTCGTATATTACAATGGAGTATCAAAGACAATGGTTAGTGACGGGAGCATAACCGGTGGTATGGGTGGTGCAGAAAAATCACTCGGTGATGCAACGGACCAGATTGCGGCACCCGTATATGCACTGGGGAAATATGCCGCAAGCACTCAGAATTATCACGTCTGGAGAGCCGGCATCAGTAGTTTCAACGTGGACAACGATACATATACCACCTTGGATGGATGGGGCGCATATAAAGGATACGGGGTCGGTACAAGAATAGGAAACAATACAACAGGAAAATTCTTTGCAGTATATATTGATCCGGAAATTTATTATGAAGATCCGGGACCTTCATACAAAGCAGGCATACTTTATGGCGACTTCACCGGTAAAATATATCCTGGAGCAAAGATGTCTGAGATGCTCGGAGGTTTCAAAAGAATAGAGATGGATTCGAACATTGGGATTTCACCGGAAAACCTGATGTCAAATATTGAGACAAATACCTTTACTCCCAATGCCAATGATATGTTTTCAATAAATGACAATTATATGGAAAATAATATGGGAGATGAATATGGAAGGCCTTATCAATATCAAGGAGAGCATATAGGCATAACCGGATTGAAATGGGGCGTCTGGCATTCAATAGTCGGCGGTAATTATGCCGGCCTTACCATGGCCGACAGCTGGTTTGGAATGATCGAACATATTGACGATACAATGATGTTCGGTCAGTATATAGAAGGCTCAAAGTGGTCCAACCATAAAATTGAGGGAAGAACTGCCGGTTACGGAGCTGAATTGACGCATGGCAGTACATGGGTGACTTTTGGAGAAACTGTGGGCACATTCAACCCGACAACTTTTCAGACAGTAAGCGCCGGTATTGCGATTGAAACTTCGAAATACCTTACAATGGTTGACGATGATACTCAATGGGGGAAAGCAGTTCTTCAAAAATTAAACATACCATGCGTGGAGGTTGGAATTGTTTCTCTCACGCAGGGCACTCCCACAGCTTATCTTTCAGGCGTAACTATGGCTGTCGTAAGGTTCTTTGGAAATGCAAACAATGCGGTTCCCATGGTATGGGCTACAAAAGATGTAAGCGGTAACTATTACGGCAGTCCGTTAAACCAGTCGGTAGGATTGTCAGGCGGGGGATTGTATGCCCAGTTTACAATAAAAGGGTGGGATACTACAAACAGCAAGTGGATGGCAGGCATTAACGGCTCGGGGACCCTAACCGGCGGTGCTTATCCATATAACGGGTCTGTTCAGTTCAAGGGTGCAGGCGCAGGGTCCATCACTCAAACTGTTCCTAATGTTTCAGGGAGTTTTGCAGGCACAGCAGTCGGCATCTCACGGGCAGGAGGCGGAGGCGGATATTAA
- a CDS encoding adenylate/guanylate cyclase domain-containing protein, with product MKKVLIPATIGIIITFIFCAFVVINFVPLERLELLLYDVRYYLHGKKAPLKEVVVVGIDDRSLEKIGRWPWNRSVIASMIDSLNNMGAKVIVMDIIFSEPWKDDDILSASIKRAGNVILPVVFDFKGEKNKISDSILYDSSFPMVRDSGNFKLFPPISANKVLVPLKKFSTVAKTLGHINMIPDKDGVLRWEIMAIEFDGEIFPSVNLQAARIAQGLPMEGMILKAASGIQLGNDFIPTDFWGRTLVRYYGPEGTAPQISALDLLQKKVDPSKVKDKIVLIGATAVGIYDLRVTPTGIMPGVEKHANVITSILRKDFILRITNLTDIIIIMISGIVFTFLIVRLKALSGALLALIFIGALYSITYYFFFSKNLWIDLSYSGSNILFTYLALTAYRYATEERYAKRIRGMFSSYVTERVVNELIKNPSLARLGGERREITVMFSDVRGFTTFSEKHAPEQVVAILNEYLGEMTDIIFQWEGTLDKFVGDEIVAFWGAPLPQENHAELAIKCTLHMTRRLKELHAKWESEGRESLYAGFGLNTGDVIVGNIGADGKKMDYTVIGDNVNLGARVEGLTRKYDSDIIITESTLDKIRGLITDGKMWRLKVEGLDKVAVKGKAEPVSIYAISSLEQGAGSFVIECNAEKEVVKFNEK from the coding sequence ATGAAAAAAGTACTCATTCCAGCCACAATCGGGATCATTATTACTTTCATTTTTTGTGCCTTTGTTGTCATTAATTTTGTTCCTCTTGAACGTCTTGAGCTTCTTCTCTATGATGTAAGGTATTATCTCCATGGAAAAAAAGCCCCTCTGAAAGAGGTTGTTGTTGTCGGTATAGATGATAGAAGCCTTGAAAAAATAGGGAGGTGGCCCTGGAACAGAAGCGTGATAGCGTCTATGATAGATTCCTTAAATAACATGGGAGCAAAGGTCATTGTCATGGATATTATTTTCAGCGAGCCATGGAAAGATGATGACATACTCTCAGCGTCCATAAAGAGGGCCGGCAATGTTATCCTTCCGGTTGTTTTTGATTTTAAAGGGGAAAAAAATAAAATAAGTGATAGTATTCTCTACGATAGTTCCTTCCCTATGGTGCGCGACTCTGGTAATTTTAAGTTATTTCCGCCCATAAGTGCCAATAAAGTACTTGTGCCGCTAAAGAAATTTTCAACAGTTGCGAAAACACTGGGCCATATTAACATGATCCCGGATAAGGATGGGGTCCTTAGATGGGAAATAATGGCTATTGAATTTGACGGCGAAATTTTTCCAAGTGTAAATCTCCAGGCCGCAAGGATTGCTCAGGGTTTGCCCATGGAAGGCATGATACTGAAGGCAGCCTCCGGCATTCAACTGGGGAATGACTTTATACCCACGGATTTCTGGGGAAGGACGCTCGTACGATATTATGGTCCGGAGGGCACAGCCCCGCAGATATCTGCCCTGGATCTCCTTCAAAAAAAAGTAGACCCCTCTAAAGTTAAAGACAAGATCGTCCTTATCGGAGCAACTGCGGTAGGAATATATGATTTGAGGGTAACACCCACAGGGATTATGCCCGGTGTTGAGAAACATGCAAATGTTATAACATCTATATTGCGCAAAGATTTTATTCTGAGGATTACAAACCTTACGGATATCATTATCATCATGATTTCCGGTATAGTTTTTACCTTTTTGATAGTAAGGTTGAAAGCATTGTCTGGTGCCTTGCTTGCCTTGATTTTTATCGGGGCTCTTTATTCAATAACCTATTATTTCTTTTTTAGTAAGAATTTATGGATTGATTTAAGCTATTCCGGAAGCAATATACTGTTTACATATTTGGCTTTAACCGCCTATCGTTATGCAACAGAAGAACGTTATGCCAAAAGAATACGGGGTATGTTTTCAAGTTATGTGACGGAAAGAGTTGTCAATGAACTTATAAAGAATCCAAGCCTTGCAAGGCTTGGCGGCGAGAGAAGGGAGATTACCGTCATGTTTTCCGATGTTCGCGGTTTTACAACTTTTTCAGAGAAACATGCACCCGAACAGGTTGTAGCAATTCTTAACGAATACCTCGGCGAGATGACAGATATCATATTCCAATGGGAGGGCACTCTTGACAAGTTCGTTGGAGATGAGATTGTTGCTTTCTGGGGCGCCCCTTTGCCGCAGGAAAACCATGCAGAACTCGCAATAAAGTGTACTCTTCATATGACAAGGAGATTGAAAGAGCTTCATGCAAAGTGGGAATCTGAAGGCAGAGAATCACTTTATGCAGGTTTCGGCCTCAATACAGGCGATGTTATTGTGGGCAATATCGGCGCCGACGGGAAAAAGATGGACTATACTGTTATTGGTGACAATGTGAACCTTGGTGCAAGGGTAGAAGGACTTACCCGAAAATATGACTCGGATATCATTATAACTGAATCTACCCTGGATAAGATAAGAGGCCTGATTACCGATGGAAAGATGTGGAGATTAAAAGTCGAAGGACTTGACAAGGTCGCGGTAAAGGGTAAGGCCGAGCCTGTTTCAATATATGCAATATCTTCTTTAGAACAAGGAGCGGGATCTTTTGTCATAGAATGCAATGCAGAAAAAGAAGTGGTAAAATTCAATGAAAAATAG